In the genome of Dyadobacter fermentans DSM 18053, the window AGCCGCTTTTTTTCACGTAAGTCCGTGCCTTTTGCTGGGCTGTTTTGAGGTATTCCAACGCCTTGTGCTCAAACGGCAACGCCTTTTCGGGCGCATAAGTGCGCAAATGCAGCTCCGACTGCCACATTTGCTCCAAAGCCATTTTCAAAAGGCTTCGCGTAGATTGTTCGTAAAATGTATTCAACTCGCCATCGTCGTGCGAATGGGTGTATTGTTCCATCAATGCGGCCAGCGGGTCCTTTTCACCTGCGGGCGGTTCCGCGTGTCCGTGCGCGTGGTCGTGCTGATGCTCGTGTGCGGGTTCGTCCGCGTGAGAGCCGGCTCCCTCGCCGTGGCCGTCGGAATGGTGCGTGAAAGCGTCGATGATATCGCCGTTTTCAGCCCCCGCCGGGCTTTCCGCGCCTCCAATGCTGGTTTCAAATTCTTCGCCCAGGTACTGCCCGTAACGCAGCCGCAGCACCTTCTGATCGAAGCCGATCTCATTGGAAGTTGCATTAAAATCGCGTGTACTGAGCTTTTTCCGCCTGGCTATCAGCTTTTCCGTATCGATAATGATCTGCCGCTGGCTGCGGAAATATTCCGGCATGATGTTCACAGCCATGGTCGCGAGCTCGGCTTCCTCTATTTTCGCAGTGTCCTTATAAACAATGAAATACGTATCCGATTTGGTAAAATTCGCTTCCGGCTGGCGATTATCGACCGCCGCCCAATAGTAATAAAGCTCATCGCCCGGCGCGAAGTTAAGCGCATTCAGGTCCATCGTTTTGTGAAGGTTAGCCTCTTTGAAATCGGCCGGGCTGAGCGGCATCTTCACCTCTCTGAACTTGACATTCTCGCCCGACCCGCGCGCCACCGTGGCAATGATAAATGCCTGCTTTACGCGAAAATCATCCGATATTCTGGCAGAAACGCGGATGTTTTTAGGATCTTTTAAAAAATGATAATGGTATAGCTCCTTCGAAGCAGGCTCTATGCGCGGCGCGAGGTCCGGTAGCGCCTCCATTTTGTAAAACTCGGATTGGTACACGAGCGAATCCTTCCAATAGCCTTTAATCGAATACAGCCCCGAGCCGGTGATGCGATCCTGGTGCGTAAATACGCCGTTCGCTTCCCGCAAAGTCACTTCCTCTCCGCGGCTGCCGGCAATGCGGACCGTCAGGTTTTCATGCCTGTCGAACCGCACCGACCATGCTATTTTCGAACCGGTAATGGCACTGATATTCAGGTCGCCCGACTCCCGAGCGGGCAACCCGGTGTAGCCCGGCGCCACCACGCTCACCCGCGCGGAGCTCAACTTTGGAGCCGAAACAATGTGCTTCTCCGGCTTGCCCAGCTGCAACACAGCCGCGTTATCCGCCTTGACCGGCCAGTTTCTCAGCTTCATCGATCCATAAGCGACGCCCATCGCCAGCAGCACAGCTCCCAGGTAAATCCAGGTGCCGCGGTACACTTCGCGAACGGGAAAAGCAACGCGACCGGCGGCAATGCGTTCGAGCTGCATTTGTTCCACCACATTCAGATCGGGCTTATCGAGCAGGTCCAAGCTGTATTCCAGACCCGGATTGTGCCTGTGAATCAATGAAATGGCTATATTTTTTTTATCACTAAAAGCTTTTGTAGCAAACACACCGATCATCCCGCCAACAATGCCGATGAACAATTCCAGCCAGGGGTGGCCCGCCAGAAACGCGCCGGCCACCAAATGGAACGCGACGCTCAGCAATAAGCTCTTGAACACAGCCACCCATTGAGCCTGCATCTTTACCGAATGGACCAATTTTCTCAGATCAGCCATTGTTTCCCACCGGTTTTAGTAGCGACAGCCAGCGTTCGGCCACTAACAGCAATACCCAGGCCAGCAACAACCACGGCCTGAACAGGGCGCTTTGCTCCGTCACTGAGTCGCCCGATTTTTCAAACAATGCGTTCAACTGCTTCGTACTCAGCGGCACATTCGCCTTCTGCAGATCCATTTCCTTTACGAATAGATCGCCGAGCCACTCTGGCAATCGTGCGGTTTCCACCAGCTGCGACTCGGCCATAAGCAACCTTTCGGGCAGCTGGATCACCTGCGCCGGAGCGCCCCATTGATAAGCATTTCCCGAAACCACATAGGTTGTGCCACTCCGCGTGGCCTGCACGGGCTGGTCGGTAAAAATCCAGTCGTAGTGCTTTGTGAGGTTTTTCTGCGTTTCAATTTCAAACAAAAAACCATGAACCTTGGCCAATGCCGCCAATGC includes:
- a CDS encoding DUF4175 family protein; this encodes MADLRKLVHSVKMQAQWVAVFKSLLLSVAFHLVAGAFLAGHPWLELFIGIVGGMIGVFATKAFSDKKNIAISLIHRHNPGLEYSLDLLDKPDLNVVEQMQLERIAAGRVAFPVREVYRGTWIYLGAVLLAMGVAYGSMKLRNWPVKADNAAVLQLGKPEKHIVSAPKLSSARVSVVAPGYTGLPARESGDLNISAITGSKIAWSVRFDRHENLTVRIAGSRGEEVTLREANGVFTHQDRITGSGLYSIKGYWKDSLVYQSEFYKMEALPDLAPRIEPASKELYHYHFLKDPKNIRVSARISDDFRVKQAFIIATVARGSGENVKFREVKMPLSPADFKEANLHKTMDLNALNFAPGDELYYYWAAVDNRQPEANFTKSDTYFIVYKDTAKIEEAELATMAVNIMPEYFRSQRQIIIDTEKLIARRKKLSTRDFNATSNEIGFDQKVLRLRYGQYLGEEFETSIGGAESPAGAENGDIIDAFTHHSDGHGEGAGSHADEPAHEHQHDHAHGHAEPPAGEKDPLAALMEQYTHSHDDGELNTFYEQSTRSLLKMALEQMWQSELHLRTYAPEKALPFEHKALEYLKTAQQKARTYVKKSGYDPPPIKEKEKRLTGELKDLAAKWEYEIAFKDQQTARLASTLLGYLEKGYLPKSERTKLAAFSSELAQRIIESGPLNGGLQNWPMIAALQKLATGRTLTVTETNILKRDLHHRTNAILQSRPSWKAEKELEAAFRKALR